TAAAGATAAAGCAAGTGGAAGCACTGATAAAGATGTAGATTCTACAATTGGAAGATTAAACGTACAATACTCTTTCTAATTAGAAAAGCATAATTGTATGATTAAATTAAAAGGTGAGATAAAATCTCACCTTTTTTTATGTCTATTATAAAATCTTTAACATTTGTAAAATTTGAACTACTATTATCAAACTTCCAAATAATAAAACGACTAATAATCCTATATTTCCACCAAATACTTTGTATTCATAATCTAAATTTGTTTTTCTTTGTTTATAAACCATAGCAACTGGCAAAAATAGAGCTAATATAACTAAAGCAAATCCTGCAAAACCAAGTGCTTTAATAAATCCTTCTGGATAAAATAGAGCAAAAGCTAAAGGAGGAACAAATGTAATAAGAGCTGTTAAAACTCTTGATGCTTTTTTACTTGATGAAGATAAAAAATCTTGTAAGAAATCAAATAGACCTAAACTAACACCTAAAAATGAAGTAGCAAGTGCAAGGTTTGCAAATAGTGAGATTAAAAAGCTCATATAACTATTATTTGCAACAAAACTAAGTGCTTTAATAAAAGATGTTAAAGAGTTATTTTGAACAAGTTCTTGTTGAGTTAAAATACCATGCGATACTAACTCCCAAAGAATATAAACAACTAAAGGAAGTAAAGACCCACATATCATGATAATTCTTAATGCTTTTATATCTTTTCCAATATATCTAACAATAGAAGGAATTGAACCATGAAAACCAAAAGATGTAAAAATAACAGGTAAACTAGCAAAAACTAATGCTTGTTGCGTTGGCATATGTGTTAAATTTTCTATTGAAGTAAAAGGCATTAAAAAAGTTAGCATTACAATTAATACAACAATTTTAATCATAAATAAAACTCTATTTAATAAATCTACACTTCTAGTACTAGTACTTACTACAAGTCCAATTATAAGAGTAAATATAATTGCTCCTGATTGCATTGGTATTTCAAAATCAAAATACTCTTTTATTTTATCATATATTTGTTCTCCTCCACCAGAGATATATGCAGCACATAAAGCATAAAACAAGAATAGCATTGAAAATATTGCTATTATTTGACCTTTTCTTCCTAAAATATTATATGCTAAAGTATTTAAAGTAGCATCTTTATTTGCATTTTGATGTAATTCAATCATAAGCAGTGCAGTATAAGCCATAAAAGCCCAAATTATTGTCATAATAATACAAGAAGTCATAAATCCAAATGTAGCACTTGTAATTGGTAAAGCTAACATTCCAGCACCAATCGTAGTTCCAGCAATAATTAATGTACTTCCAATTAATTTATTTATATTCACGTAGAATCCTTTTATTAAAAGGCATATTCTACTAAAAAAGCTCTTAGTAAGGGGTAATAACTATTTTTGTAGATTATCTGTTACACAAAGTTTTAAAAAAGCAAAAGTTACAAATTGATTTATCTTCACACTTTTCAAAATTTACTTTAGTAGTATTTAGTTCATTAAAAATCTCTTTTAACAAATCAAGTTTTTCATTTATTGCTACTTCTTCTAAAAGTTTTGTATTATTCAAATCAAAGTAGTAACTTTTTATGTTAGATGTTTTATATATATTTTGTAAAGCAATATAATAAAACTCAAGTTGAAAATCACAACTTTTTTCATAATTTTTAATTGTATCTACTTTCAAACTAGAAGATGTTTTATAATCAATTACAAGATAATTATCATCAAATTTATCAACTCTGTCAATTACACCTTTTATATCGATATTTTGATATTTTAAGTTAAATGGCATCTCTTTTTGTATAACTTGAATATTTGATAATCTATCTTTTTCAAAATCATAAAAATTCTCAATTTTCTTCTTCCAAACTTCTAAATCCAATGTTAAAAATGGATTTTTATTTGAGTATTTATTAAATAGTTCAAATAACTTATCTTTTGATTCAAATCCATTTTCATAAAACTCATAAAGTATTTTATGAATAATATCTCCTAGTTCAAAACCTTTTGGTTTTAAACTTATTTCATGCTCTTTTAGCTTTAAAATATATTGAAGGTAATATTTTCTTTTACATTGTAAATATACTTTTAATGAAGTTGAAGACCAACTCATTTTTGATAAATCAATATCTAAAATAATCTCTTTATCAAAATGATTTAATTTATGTTTATTGTATAAAATATGTTTATAGTTATTATCAAAAGTTGTATCACTATTTTTTTTATGAAAAAGTTCACTTGCAAATCTACTAATTGTAGAGGTATCATTTGAAACATAACTTACATATAAATTATTACAATTTTCAATTAATCTTTTATAATAATACTTTTGAAGATTTTCTCTATCTTTAATAGTTGGAAGTTTTGCAAACTCTTTTACTTTTGTAGATAAAAATTTATCTTTTAAAGATGCTTTTGGAATAAAAGATTCATTAAAATCACAAATAATAACAGTATCAAAACTAATTGCCCTACTTTCAAGCAATCCCATAACAGTAATTTTACCTGAATTAATATCATCAATTGTAAGACTTGATACTTTTTGAAGAAGTATTTTAACTACCTCTTTTAATAAAATATTTGTATTTTTAGAAAAAAGAAGATTTTCAAGTTTATAAATAATCTCTTTTAATTTTTCTATTATCTCTTTGTTTTTTTCATACTCAATTAAATAATTACTTAACAAAGAAAAATTCTCTTTATTTACTTTTGTATCCCAATGTTTAAAAAGATTATTTATAAACTCAATATCGATTTTATAAAACTCTATACTTTCAGAGTTTTTTCTATCTTTTTCATTTATAAAGTTGTATAGACTATATAAAAATTTATAACTATTAGAGTTTTTTATCTCTATACCCATAGCATAGTTAAAATACTGTTCATCATCAAACAGTCTTAAATTTGTAGCAAATGTTTCATCTGGTAGAATTAAAGCAATTTTAGAAGGTTCTACACCTTTATTTATACTTTCAACAATAGATGATTTAATATATGCAATTTGCGAAATTCTAGAAGAAAATCCTTTTATATCAAAAAAATCTACTTTTTTATCAATTTTAACTTTATTTACAATTTTTTTGTTTGTAATATCAAGTTTATAATTATAATCATCTTCTAATTCTATTTGTACATTATTAAAAATCTCATAAGATTTTTTATTATATTCATTTGTATTTATATTTATATAAAGTTGTTTATTCTTAGATATTTCTACAATTCTATCAAACTCTACATTTGTAAAATATCCTTCAAAATATATCTCAATTGATGAAAACTTATCTAAGAAATCTAAATTAATTTTCTCATATTTAGTCTCATTTACTCTATCAATATAATCATTTTCTTCTAATATCTTTGTGTAGTTATCTTTAACTTTTTGAAGTATCTCTAAATGCTCATTATAAAATTCATAAGTATCAACTTCTTTAATACTCTCAATTGATATTTTTTCACTTGAAATTTCATTAAAAAACCTAAAAATATAATCACTTTGTTTTAAAAATTGTGTGAAGTTTGAAGAGATTCCTAATTTTTTAAAATCATCAAATTTTATAGACTCTTTTAAAAATAGAAACTTTTGTTCTTCATCAATTAATTTTTTATTTGAATAAGAAAATGATTTTTTGAAAAATTCATCAATTGTAAGAAAAAAAGGCAATAATTTATTTGTATCTTTTTGTAAAAGTACATTTTGTCTTATTGCCCTTGAAGTAGGAAATATTATTAGATTTTGTTTATTCTGCATTTGTTTTTATAAAAAGATAACCTTTATTACCATCTTTTTCAAATGTAGCAATAATATTCCAATATCCAACTTTTGGAACTTTCATATCTGAAATATATCCATCTTTAGTAAATTTAAAATTGTTATTTGTTGAATCGATTTTAGAATTATTATTTGTAGTTTGTGTAATTCTAAAGTTAATATCAAAACCTTGTTCTACAACATCAGTTTTTTTATCAAATATCTCAATTCTAATTTTATTGTCACCTACTTTTAATAGGTCTTTATTTGAAGTTCTTTTTTCAATAACTCTTTGAGAAAGGAATACATCATTGATATCTAAATCTTTTTGCTTATCATTGAAAAATATTTTAAAATTGTATTTTTTTAAAAATTTATGATTTGAAGTAACAACATCATTAAAATTTTCATCTATATCTTGATACTTTCTTAAAAAAGCATCATCTTCATTTACAGGAACTTTTAGTGTATTATGAATTGTCCATATAATCATAAAAAATGTAAAACTAAAAATACCTATAAAAAATAATGGCCAATAATTTCTTTTCATTAAATTTCCTATTATTTTCTTCTTTTCAAAATAGCATAAATATAAATAAATAGTCCAAATACAATTAAAGTATACATAAAGACTTTCCAAATAGATCCAGCAACTTTACCTGAACTTCCTATACTTGACTTTAATTTTATATTTCTATCATTTGCAATAGTATCTGCAATTGCTGCATATCCATTTAGTACAGCAGCACTAACTTTTGCAAATAGTGTATTTTTATCTTTTGAAGCTAATAATGGTACAACATAACCATTTAAGATTTCATTTTTATCTACAATTTGTTTTAATTGTGAAGATACAATTAAATTTACATGAGTATCTTCAACAGCAAGTGTTAATACAACATATGGTTCATCTAATGATTTAATTAACTCTTTCTCTTGATTTTTAATAAACTCAATTTTATCTTTTGTAGAAGTTCCTTCTTCTAAACCTAAACTCTCTTTTGCATATACATAAATATTTACACCAAGTTTTGCTTTAGCCTCTTGACCTATTTCTTCTATTTTGCCTACTGCACGTTCGTCAATTAATCCATCGTTACTTAAAACAAATTGTGAAGCGAATAAATTTGATGATAAAAAAAATGATAGTGCAAATAGCACTATCATTTTAGTAGATATAAAAGCTTTCATTTATCCAACAAACACTTTTGCAGAGTCAAAGAAAGATAGATAAACAGAATAAACTGCTGATACTA
This DNA window, taken from Arcobacter sp. CECT 8986, encodes the following:
- a CDS encoding aromatic amino acid transport family protein, whose product is MNINKLIGSTLIIAGTTIGAGMLALPITSATFGFMTSCIIMTIIWAFMAYTALLMIELHQNANKDATLNTLAYNILGRKGQIIAIFSMLFLFYALCAAYISGGGEQIYDKIKEYFDFEIPMQSGAIIFTLIIGLVVSTSTRSVDLLNRVLFMIKIVVLIVMLTFLMPFTSIENLTHMPTQQALVFASLPVIFTSFGFHGSIPSIVRYIGKDIKALRIIMICGSLLPLVVYILWELVSHGILTQQELVQNNSLTSFIKALSFVANNSYMSFLISLFANLALATSFLGVSLGLFDFLQDFLSSSSKKASRVLTALITFVPPLAFALFYPEGFIKALGFAGFALVILALFLPVAMVYKQRKTNLDYEYKVFGGNIGLLVVLLFGSLIIVVQILQMLKIL
- a CDS encoding PD-(D/E)XK nuclease family protein, with amino-acid sequence MQNKQNLIIFPTSRAIRQNVLLQKDTNKLLPFFLTIDEFFKKSFSYSNKKLIDEEQKFLFLKESIKFDDFKKLGISSNFTQFLKQSDYIFRFFNEISSEKISIESIKEVDTYEFYNEHLEILQKVKDNYTKILEENDYIDRVNETKYEKINLDFLDKFSSIEIYFEGYFTNVEFDRIVEISKNKQLYININTNEYNKKSYEIFNNVQIELEDDYNYKLDITNKKIVNKVKIDKKVDFFDIKGFSSRISQIAYIKSSIVESINKGVEPSKIALILPDETFATNLRLFDDEQYFNYAMGIEIKNSNSYKFLYSLYNFINEKDRKNSESIEFYKIDIEFINNLFKHWDTKVNKENFSLLSNYLIEYEKNKEIIEKLKEIIYKLENLLFSKNTNILLKEVVKILLQKVSSLTIDDINSGKITVMGLLESRAISFDTVIICDFNESFIPKASLKDKFLSTKVKEFAKLPTIKDRENLQKYYYKRLIENCNNLYVSYVSNDTSTISRFASELFHKKNSDTTFDNNYKHILYNKHKLNHFDKEIILDIDLSKMSWSSTSLKVYLQCKRKYYLQYILKLKEHEISLKPKGFELGDIIHKILYEFYENGFESKDKLFELFNKYSNKNPFLTLDLEVWKKKIENFYDFEKDRLSNIQVIQKEMPFNLKYQNIDIKGVIDRVDKFDDNYLVIDYKTSSSLKVDTIKNYEKSCDFQLEFYYIALQNIYKTSNIKSYYFDLNNTKLLEEVAINEKLDLLKEIFNELNTTKVNFEKCEDKSICNFCFFKTLCNR